The Streptomyces sp. NBC_01363 region CGGAATACCTCACCCGGTCCGTCTCCGCTTCTCGTACGGCCGAGCGCCTGGCCGGCCTCCCGCATGGTGTCCCCGGGCTCGACCGAGCCGACCCCGCCCGCACCTGCTCGGCGACCGCCTCCTCGATCCGGGCGTTCTGCGCGAACCGCGGGAAGGGACTGCCGGTCGCCGTCCCGGTGATCTTCTCGGTCCATCCGGTGGTGCAGGCATCGCCCCGGACCTTCGGGTCGGCCGGCCCGGCGGCGGTGGTCGGCGGTAGCGCGAGCTTCTCGAAGTGCTCGGTGACCTTCTCCTTGTCCGACGAGGTGTGCGGCGCGAACTCGGTGGCCGCGTCCCGCCAACTGGCCGCGCGCGACGGCGATGCCCTGCCCCCACGGCAGGGCCCGCGGGATGTCGCCCGTCTTCGGCACCGGCCGGACCACCGGCTGCATCACGCCGACGCGCGTCCTGTCCTTCGTGCCTACACGGGCGCAGCCGGCCGCGGGTTGCTTGTGCGGCCGGCTGCGCCCGTGTCGGGGCGGGGGCCCGGGACGCCTACGGAACCAGCAGGGAGTCCGACAGACGGGGCGACGGCGGCGCGGCGCCGTCCAGCGTCGCGGAGTGCAGTGCGGCGTGCTCCTCGCGGGAGACGACCGCCCGGCCGCCGCGCACCGTGAGCCGGTTCCCCCGCGGGGTCGTCCAGCGGACCTCGGCGCGGTCACCGGCCACGGCCACCTCCGGATCCGGCGTGGGCCGTGCCCCCCGCTCCGTCCCGGACGGGACGAGGGACAGGGTGCCCGCGGCGAAGGTGTCACCGAGCTCCGCCCAGTCCAGCTCGACCGGGGCCGCGCTTTCGAAGAGCACCACCTCGATCCGCACCCCGTCGGCGCGCGGGACCAGCCGGGCCGTCGGCGTACGGCCGCCGAAGGCGCCTCCGGCCAGCCGGAAGTCCAGCCGCGCCGTCCCCAGGTCGAGTTCGACGCCGCCGTCGATCGCGGTTGTCCCCGCCACGGGGGGCGCACCGATCAGGTCCACCACCAGACGCAGCGACCGGGCCCGGAACCGGTCTCCCGGTTCGATCATGTCGAGGTGGTGGTGCCGGTCGCCCGCCGGGCAGGCGAAGCCCGTCAGCCAGGCCACATGGGGACCGCTCTGCACGGTGGAGAGCACACCCGAGGCGAAGTCGAAGTCCTCCGCCCCGTCGTCCTTCATCAGATGGACGTGCAGATGCCCGGAAGTCCCGTCCGGGCGCACCCAGTGGCCGAACAGCGGCCGTCGCTGCAACCAGGTGTCCTGGTGGTTCACGCTGCCCAGGGTGGTGACCGGGTCCAGCCAAGTGGTGCCCGTCTCCGGGGCCGGGCTCTCGGTGAACAGCTCCCGGTGCTCGTGCTCGTTCTCCAGCTCCAGCAGCCGGGGCAGGACCCAGTCGGGCATCCGGTAGTCCACGCAGGAGTCCAGACCGGTCGACATCTCGCCCCGGACCGGTCGGGGCTCCGGCGCGCCGAGCACCCCCCGGACCGCCTTCGCCAGGAACGGTGGCACGCCCAGGTCGTTGCTGTAGCAGCGGGCCATCGGACCGGAGAGCTGGCGGGTCGGCGGGTGCCAGCGGGCCAGGAAGTGCAGCCAGAGGCGGTCGTGCAGCCGGTCGTTGAGCTCCAGCACCTCCTCGTCGTCGACGTGCTCCCTGATCAGGGTCAGGGTCTGGAGCACGACGCCCCAGTAGGAGGGGCTGTTGAACTCGGTGAAGCTGCCGGTGCCGTCGATGGCCCGCGAGAGCCGCACCATGCGGTCCTTGCCGTAGGCGAACAGTTCCTCGTCGTCGAGGAGTTTCCCGGCGGCGAGCGTCACGAACGTACCCATGACGGCGACGTTCGTGTACGTCAAGTGCACGTTCCTGCGGACGATCGAGGCGGCCGCGTGCCGTACCGACTCCCTCAGCTCGTGCCGCACCTCGGCCGGCAGGTCGTCGCCGTGCCGGGCGTGCACCAGCAGCAGGGCGATGCCGAGGAAGTCCGCCCAGTTCCAGTCGGCCGGGTCCATCTCCGCGGCCGGTTCCTCGGCGTAGTAGCCCCAGATGCCGTAGGTGGCGTTCTCCGGCGAGCGGTCCTGGAGCCCGGCGATCCGCAGGATCACGGCATGGGCGCGCTCGGCGTCGCCCTCGCCGCCGCGTTCCAGCAGCAGGAGGGCGTAGTGCAGGGAGTTGCGGGTGGGGTGTGCGGGGCCGCCCTTGATGTTGGTGTGGATGGGGTTGTACGGGGCTTCGACCTGCAGCAGGTTCGCCTCGGCGTCCCAGCAGCGGTCGCCCTCGTCGAGGGCCGCTCGCAGCAGGGTGCGGTCGTACGAGGCGGCCGACCAGGCAGGGTGCACGGGATGTCCTCCAGCTCGCGATCGTCGGTCCGACGATCTTCGACAACGCTTGGGAAGCGTTTTCCAGAGGCTAAGCCGACGTCAACACTCCGGCAAGGGGCATACGTTGAACTCCGGGGCAGAAGTCCGCACCCAGCCCATTGACGCGGCGATATCGGGCGGTGCAAGGTGACCCCGGCTGGAAAACGCTTTCCGGTCAGTTTCCGGTCTGCCCTTGAATGGAGTCCCCGATGAGACCCTCCCTGCGCATCGTCCTGACGGGCGTCACCGCGGGTGCGCTCGTCTGCGTGCTTGCCTCGTGTTCCGGTTCCGGCAGCGACGAGGCTGCCGACGGCACGGTGACGATCACCGTCTCCGGGCGCCCGCCCGCCACCAACGCGGCCGCGCTCAAGACGTTCGACGCGCGGGTGGCGGAGTTCGAGAAGGCGAACCCCAAGATCAAGATCAAGACGAACGAGTACCAGTACGACCAGCAGAGCTTCCAGACCAAGGTGGGCGGCGGCAGCCTGGAGACGATCGTACGGGTACCGCTCACCGAGATGTCGGGCCTGATCAAGCGCAGGCAGATCGCCGATCTCACCGCGGACTTCAAGGGGCTGAAGCACAGCGAGGACTTCAACGACGTAGCGCTCGGGGCCGCGAAGGGCGTGGACGGCAAGCTCTACGGCATTCCCACCGAGGAGTACGCCCTCGGTCTCGTCTACAACCGCGACCTGTTCGAGAAGGCCGGACTCGACCCGGACAAGCCGCCGACCACCTGGTCCGAGGTCCGTACGGCGGCCAGGGCGATCTCGGAGAAGACCGACGCCACCGGATACGCGCAGATGACCAAGGAGAACACGGGCGGCTGGATGCTGACCGCGATGGCGTACTCCTTCGGCGACAGCATGCAGGAGGAGTCCGGAGGCAAGTGGGTCAACACCTTCGACCGTGCCGGCAGCGGCGCGGAGAAGTCGCTGAAGGCGCTGAAGGACATGCGCTGGACGGACGACTCGATGGGCAAGAACCAGCTGCGCAACATCACCGACATGGAGAAGGACTTCTCCGCCGGGAAGATCGGCATGACGATCGCCGGACCGAGCTTGGTCGGCCACTACATCGCGCAGTACAAGGGCGACCCGAAGACCATCGGCCTCGGCGCCATGCCCGTCGACGGCGGCAACAAGCGGACCCTGGCCGGCGGGACCATCGCGGTGATCAGCCCCAGGGCCACCGCGCAGCAGCGCGAGGCCGCGACGAAGTTCATCGACTTCTACTACCTCTCCACCAAGTACGACGTCGCACTCGCCGAGAAGGACGCGGTGGCCAAGAAGAAGGACGGAGCCGTCGTCGGCGTGCCGTCCGTCCCGTTCTACAAGTCGGCCATCGCCGACCCGGTCGACGCCGCCGTCAACAAGCAGGCCAATGTGCCGGTCGAGCACTTCGCCCCGTACAGCAAGGCGCTCGGCGACTACGAACTGCGCATCGAGCCGTCCGTCGAGGCGCAGAACGTCTACAAGGCCCTCGACAGCGCCGTGCAGGCCGTACTGACCCGCCAGGACGCCGACCCGGCGGAGCAGCTGAAGAAGGCCGCGGCACAGGTCAAGTCCCAGGTGGAGCGGGCGCAGAACTAGAACCACCTCCCGGCAGCCGGAGCGTGTCCGGCACATCAGGCAGTGAGCACAGCACGAGGAGAGGCGAGGAGACGTCAATGAGCAGGTCGCAAGCGCCTGCGGCGCCCGCCGGGAACCGCACCCAGAAGGACCGGACGAAGAAACAACGTTCCGTCGACCCGTCCGCGGCACGTCCGCGGACCCCCGACGGGCCGCCGCACACCGCCTCCCCGCACCGCGGCGGCCCGGTGGAACGCTTCGTCCGCTGGGTCAGGCAAGGAGGTGTCACCACCATCCTGTTCGGCCTGCCGATGGTGCTGTGCTTCGCCTACTTCTCGTGGTGGCCGATCGTCCAGAGCGTGCAGCTCAGCTTCCAGCAGACCAATCTGGTCGACCCAGCCACCTGGGTGGGGCTGGACAACTTCCGCCATGTGCTGGAAGACCCGCTGCTGTGGAAGGCCGTCAAGAACACCGCGCTGTTCGCCGCGCTCGCCCTGGTGATCGGCTTCCCGGTGCCGCTCTTCCTCGCGGTGCTCATCGCCGAACTGCGCCGCGGCGGCACGCTGTTCCGCATCCTCGCCTACCTGCCGGTGGCGATTCCCCCGGTGGTCTCGGTCCTGTTGTGGAAGGTGTTCTACGACCCGGACGCCGGCCTGTTCAACCAGTTGCTGGCCCATGTGGGCCTCGGCCCGTACCCCTGGCTGCAGTCCACCGACACCGCGATGCTGTCGATCGTCCTGGAAGCCACCTGGGCGGGCTTCGGCTCCACGGTGATCATCTACCTGGCGGCGCTCGGTTCCGTACCGGGCGAACTGTACGAGGCCGCCGAGATCGACGCCGCGGGCATCTGGCGCCGGGTCTGGCACATCACCCTGCCGTCGCTGCGCGGGGTCATCCTGATCATGCTGCTGCTCCAGATCATCGGCACCCTGCAGATCTTCACCGAACCCTTCGTGATGACGGACGGCGGCCCGGAGGACTCCACTCTCACCATCCTGATGCTGATCTACAACTACGCCTTCCAGAACGGCGACTTCGGAGCCGCGACCGCACTCAGCGTCATGCTGGCCCTCGTGCTCGGTGTGCTCTCGGCGATCTATCTGCGGGCGACGAGGAGCTGGAGCAACTGATGGCCGTACAGATCCCCCTTCGCACCCGCCGCAGGAACCGCTCCGAGGAGAGCGGACACGGACTGATATCCAACGCCGACCGGCGGCGGACCTCCGTACGCTTCTCGCTCCGCTCCGTACAGACGCTCTCGCTCCTGCTGCTGCTCGCCTTCGGGGCGGCGCCCCTCTACTGGACGTTCAAGGGCGCCGTCTCACCGACCCAGGAGCTGCTGCGCGACCCGCTGGCGCTCTGGCCCGGCCACGCGCAATGGGACAACCTCTCCCGCGCCTGGAACGAACTCCAGGTCGGCCAGTACCTCTGGAACACCGTGGTCCTGGTCACCGGCTCGGTCGTCGCCCACCTCGTCGTCGCCACCACCGGCGGCTACGTCCTGTCCGTGCTGCGCCCCAAGTGGGCGACGCCCGTGCGGTGGATGGTGCTCGCCACCCTCTTCATCCCCGGCTCCATCTCCCTGGTGGCGCTCTACCTCACCGTGCTCGATCTGCCGGGCCTCGGCATCTCGCTCCCCAACAGCCCGTGGGGCGTCTGGCTGCCGCACGCGGCCAGCGCCTTCACCGTACTGATCGTGATGAAGTTCTTCGACGGCATCCCGCGCGAACTCTTCGAGGCCGCC contains the following coding sequences:
- a CDS encoding extracellular solute-binding protein, which produces MRPSLRIVLTGVTAGALVCVLASCSGSGSDEAADGTVTITVSGRPPATNAAALKTFDARVAEFEKANPKIKIKTNEYQYDQQSFQTKVGGGSLETIVRVPLTEMSGLIKRRQIADLTADFKGLKHSEDFNDVALGAAKGVDGKLYGIPTEEYALGLVYNRDLFEKAGLDPDKPPTTWSEVRTAARAISEKTDATGYAQMTKENTGGWMLTAMAYSFGDSMQEESGGKWVNTFDRAGSGAEKSLKALKDMRWTDDSMGKNQLRNITDMEKDFSAGKIGMTIAGPSLVGHYIAQYKGDPKTIGLGAMPVDGGNKRTLAGGTIAVISPRATAQQREAATKFIDFYYLSTKYDVALAEKDAVAKKKDGAVVGVPSVPFYKSAIADPVDAAVNKQANVPVEHFAPYSKALGDYELRIEPSVEAQNVYKALDSAVQAVLTRQDADPAEQLKKAAAQVKSQVERAQN
- a CDS encoding carbohydrate ABC transporter permease, translating into MSRSQAPAAPAGNRTQKDRTKKQRSVDPSAARPRTPDGPPHTASPHRGGPVERFVRWVRQGGVTTILFGLPMVLCFAYFSWWPIVQSVQLSFQQTNLVDPATWVGLDNFRHVLEDPLLWKAVKNTALFAALALVIGFPVPLFLAVLIAELRRGGTLFRILAYLPVAIPPVVSVLLWKVFYDPDAGLFNQLLAHVGLGPYPWLQSTDTAMLSIVLEATWAGFGSTVIIYLAALGSVPGELYEAAEIDAAGIWRRVWHITLPSLRGVILIMLLLQIIGTLQIFTEPFVMTDGGPEDSTLTILMLIYNYAFQNGDFGAATALSVMLALVLGVLSAIYLRATRSWSN
- a CDS encoding carbohydrate ABC transporter permease; the encoded protein is MAVQIPLRTRRRNRSEESGHGLISNADRRRTSVRFSLRSVQTLSLLLLLAFGAAPLYWTFKGAVSPTQELLRDPLALWPGHAQWDNLSRAWNELQVGQYLWNTVVLVTGSVVAHLVVATTGGYVLSVLRPKWATPVRWMVLATLFIPGSISLVALYLTVLDLPGLGISLPNSPWGVWLPHAASAFTVLIVMKFFDGIPRELFEAAKVDGAGPFVIFRRIVLPMSRPILAVVTLLTVMNSWKDFLWPLIVIPDTEKQPISAALPRLAETAEQSLLIAGMLLAILPPVVLFLIFQRQIVRGGGGFTGLKG